One window of the Amia ocellicauda isolate fAmiCal2 chromosome 18, fAmiCal2.hap1, whole genome shotgun sequence genome contains the following:
- the c18h1orf50 gene encoding uncharacterized protein C1orf50 homolog isoform X2, translating into MDLVALAQQVQKADDFVRANACNKLTVIAEQIRYLQEQARKVLEDAKKDADLHHAACNVVKKPGNMYYLYVRESGQRYFSILSPKDWGDSCPHKFLGAYKLQYDMSWTPSEEVEKRDSEISIIDKLLTQQTALPPCSEPNFQGIS; encoded by the exons ATGGACCTCGTGGCTTTGGCACAGCAGGTTCAGAAG GCTGATGACTTTGTTCGAGCCAATGCGTGCAACAAGCTGACCGTCATAGCAGAACAAATCCGATACTTACAGGAGCAAGCGAGGAAG gTTTTGGAAGACGCTAAGAAAGATGCAGATCTGCACCACGCGGCCTGCAATGTGGTCAAGAAACCGGGGAACATGTATTACCTGTACGTGCGGGAGTCCGGACAACGCTATTTCTCCATCCTGTCCCCAAAG GACTGGGGGGACAGCTGCCCACACAAGTTCCTGGGTGCATATAAGCTCCAGTACGACATGTCCTGGACTCCGTCCGAGGAGGTGGAGAAAAGAGACTCTGAGATCAGCATCATTGACAAACTGCTGACCCAACAGACTGCCCTGCCGCCCTGTTCAGAGCCCAACTTCCAGGGCATCTCTTGA
- the c18h1orf50 gene encoding uncharacterized protein C1orf50 homolog isoform X1 produces the protein MEKDVSVAQTTTIVALVETSGNPTGLQLVSSYQTHRVGDPMDLVALAQQVQKADDFVRANACNKLTVIAEQIRYLQEQARKVLEDAKKDADLHHAACNVVKKPGNMYYLYVRESGQRYFSILSPKDWGDSCPHKFLGAYKLQYDMSWTPSEEVEKRDSEISIIDKLLTQQTALPPCSEPNFQGIS, from the exons TGGCTCTTGTGGAGACCAGTGGCAACCCGACCGGCCTGCAGCTGGTGAGCTCTTACCAGACCCACCGCGTGGGCGACCCCATGGACCTCGTGGCTTTGGCACAGCAGGTTCAGAAG GCTGATGACTTTGTTCGAGCCAATGCGTGCAACAAGCTGACCGTCATAGCAGAACAAATCCGATACTTACAGGAGCAAGCGAGGAAG gTTTTGGAAGACGCTAAGAAAGATGCAGATCTGCACCACGCGGCCTGCAATGTGGTCAAGAAACCGGGGAACATGTATTACCTGTACGTGCGGGAGTCCGGACAACGCTATTTCTCCATCCTGTCCCCAAAG GACTGGGGGGACAGCTGCCCACACAAGTTCCTGGGTGCATATAAGCTCCAGTACGACATGTCCTGGACTCCGTCCGAGGAGGTGGAGAAAAGAGACTCTGAGATCAGCATCATTGACAAACTGCTGACCCAACAGACTGCCCTGCCGCCCTGTTCAGAGCCCAACTTCCAGGGCATCTCTTGA